GACGATTCTTCTGAGCCGAGTCGTCGCGGGCCTGGCGGCGGCGAACGTCGTAGCCGCGCAAGCCTACATCGCGGATGTCAATCGAGGAGTCCAAATCGAACGTTCGATGGGCCGAATGAGCGCAGCGATGCTCGCCGGGCTGGTAGCCGGCCCCGCGATCGGGGGCTTTTTGGCGACGGTCGGCGGGAATCAACTCATGGGGTTTGCGGCAGCGGGATGCTCCCTGGCATCGTTGATTTGGATCCTCTTCGGAGTCCGGAGCGTGCCGGTCGTAGCGAGCGCGACGAGCGAGGCTCCCCGGTTGCGCCGCCGGAGTTGGGCGCTCTTGCAGGACACCCCTGGGCTCATGCGGTTCGTCGCCATTGCCGTCGCGGGCTGGTTCGTGTTGGCGTGCCTCGAAGGAACATACGGCCGCCTCATCAAGCACAACCTAGGGATGGGCCAGTTCGAATTTGGGCTCATCTTCAGCTATGAGTCACTGCTGGGCGCTGCGGTCGGGTGGACCCTCGGATGGCTTGCCACAAGGCTGGGCTCAAGCTGGATGCTGAAGGGGGGCTACCTCCTACAAGCGATCGGTTTGCTCGCGATGCCGTTCGCACCGGGTTTCGGGGTGCTGCTCTTGGCCTCGACCTTCTATGCGTTTGGGATTGGAGTCACGAACCCGACGATCAACTCCGTTTGCAGCAAGATGACGTCGAACGAGCGGCAAGGCGAGTTGTTCGGAGTTTTGCAAGCGGCGAGGTCGGTCGGCTTCGTGGCAGGCCCGATCTTGGGTGGCGCGCTTTTCGACGTACTTCCCGGATTGCCCTACTACGTTGCCGCGGGAGTGGCGGCGATCGCGGCGCTCATGGTCGTCGCGCCGCAAGAGGAAACGGCCCCCGAAAGCGCCCCAGGTTGATGCCGTCTAGGGCGATCCAGTGAGCCTTGAGTCGCTGCGAACGGTCCACAGCTCACCTGTAGCGCCCCGGGCCCGCGCCACGAACCCGTCGAGCGTCCGCTGATGCTCGGCGTCCCGAAAACGGAAGAGGTGGTTCCCGGCCTCTCCCAGATCCTCCAGCTTGAGCGCATACGTTCCGGACTCGCTGAATCGCGCTTTCTGAGCGTGGTACACGCCCATCAGCGCCTTGCGGACCTCCTCATCCGGGTCGCGGCGAAACACATCGGCGCCAGGACCGTGAGTCGAAAACTGAACGTAGCCCCACATTTCAGGCCGGTGCATGTCGATCGCCCCTTGCGGTGACCAGACCCAGTTGTCCTCTTTCGATCCTTCTACCTTGTGGTACTTGCCTTCCGAAACCTCCAATCGCCACTGAACCCTCGAGAAGTTCACTCGCCACTGGTCGCCGTTGCTTGGGGGGCAGGTCCGACCGGCGCATTCGGCCAATGCCTTCCAGGGGATCGCCATTTCGAGCGTCCAGCGACGGTCCCTATCGGACGGGTCGTTGAGCGTGCCGTCGAGCCAAACAGCGGATTCCAGCCCGGCGATGTCCCAGCCGTTGACAGCAGGCCCCCCGTCACGGTACGGCTTGACGAGCAGGAGGTCCCAAACGGTGTTCAGCGCGTTGATCTCGATCTCGTAGTACTGGTGATTGTCGCCGTCGGGGTCGATAAACACCTCGAAGTCGTTGTCGTGGAAGATCACGCTGTCGCGCTTGGTGAGCGTGCCCCAAAGATGCGGCTCTTCGAGTTCTGCGGCTATATAGAAGTGCTCGTCGTCCCAGAGCATCTTGGCTCGAGTTCGGAACCTGGACTTGGGCTGGGAGTCCCCCACGATATCGACGAAATCGGTAGTCCATTCGGCTGCCCCCCATTCGGTGTCGTCGAGCCTGCCATCGATCGTAAGGGGCGAAGAAGTCCGGTAGCAAACGTAGCCCAAGGGGTATTGCACGATCGCAAAGTTACCCTCGGAAAGTCGTTCGAGTAAGGGGTCGGGTGCGAAGGCCACCGAAACGAGGGCGACGAGCCCTAACGCGAGCGCGGGCTTGAACCCAAGGGCCGCCCGACGGGTCGTCGACCGCTCACGCAAGGAGCCGGACCTCACCCGAGGCCATATCATAGAGCATCGTAATCACGCGTGTCTTGCCCTCAGACTCCGCTTGGCGAAGGATGGGCGTGTTGTCGCTGATCTTCTGCGCGGCGTAGGTAGCGTTGAGACAGATCGCCCGTTCGAGTTCGGACTGCCCGGTTTCGTCCTGGACGCTGGTGACCGCTCGCTGGATCTCCGACCGCAGAGCGGGCCCCATCTGCGACGCGGATCCCTCGATCACCCTCGTCACCGCTAGACACCCGGTATGGGCCATTACGACGACCAAGGGCACTTGAAACTCGCGCACGGCCATATCGGCGACCCACAGGGAGCTTTCCGCAGCGACGTTGCCCGGCACACGGCAAGCAAAGATCGATCCCAGTCCCAAGTCGAAAACTACGTTCGGCGACACGCGGCTATCGCTGCAAGCGACCACCGCTGCGATCGGAGTTTGTCCTTCGGCGAGTCGTTGCAGGTCAGAGGGGCCGTAGGTTCGCCGCTGACTGTCGCCTGAGCGAAATCGCTTGTTCCCTTCGAGCAGAATCGCCAGAGCTTCATCGGGTGTCATCGCTGCCAGGATTATGGCAACGATGGGCGCGCCGGGGCTTGACGGACGGGGTCAGGCTGCGTAAATGGCCGCTCCCTTCTTGGGAGACGAAACGGCCTCGCGGCCTCGCGACCGGCACATTCTTTCGATCTCGCGGTCGTCCGTAGTCGAGAGCGCCGAGTGAGCGATCACGGAGTACAGCGCCATCGTGGCGCGTCTTTCAGCGGGAAGATTTCGCCAGCCCCGAACCCGCTTGCTGGCCCACTGGTCGACTTGCGCGGCCAGCGCCCAAACGAGAGCGTCCTTCCGCCGACCTTTCGGCATCGCCGCCAGCCTTGCCAGCGAGTCTCGAAGCCGTTCTGCGTTGGCGTCGAACACCGGCTCAAGGGCAAGAAACGTAATACCGATCGATCCGTCAAGTTTCATGGTCTCAGGTTACACTTCAATTGACGAAACCGCCGTAACTATTGATGCGCTTGTTTGTGCAGTTTTTCCCCTGAGGAAATGCCACAGAGAAACCGATAGCGGCTGAAACGCATTGCGGGGAGTGGCCCTTTCTGGGCGTAGAATGAAGAGAGAAGGCGCGTTCGGAACATGGAACTCGACTCTGGCATCGTTTTCGTTTTGGCGCTTTTGGTCCTGACCTTCGGGTCGGTCCTGCTTGCCGGCTACGCGTACTTTCTGTATCTTGCCGGCGTGAGGCTCAGCCATACCCGGTTGCGAAGGCTGAACCGTTTCGTCGCCATGACCCTGATCGGGGGCGCATGCGTCCTGGTCGTGACTCTCGGCGTCTTGGCGCTGCCGGTCGAGAACTTCTTCCGAATCGTTCTTGCCATTTGCCTGGTGTTCATTCACACCCAACCCACTTGCGTCGGCTACTACGCCGGTGTCGAGATGAAGAGGATCGAGGACTCGAAGCGGTTCGCCAAGAACGTGGACGATTGGCTCGCGGATTGGGAATGCGGCTCGATCGGCGCCTCCCCCGACGATTCGAGCCAATGAGGGCGAGGCGCGCGGCCTCAATTGTGGAATAGACCCCTTTGTGGGTTCGTGCGCGAGTTGTTCGCTGATTTCGAGCGCGTCGGCGCTGATGCAGTCCGCTTCGGAGCGGCTGGTGCGCCAGTCCGATCAACTCGTGAACGGCGATGGGGACTTGGTGGAACTCGCGGTCGAGATATCGAAGGCCAAACTGGAATCGCAGCTCGGAGTCGAACTCGCTCGCACCGCCAACGATCATCTAGGCGCCCTCATCGATATCCTTGCGTGAGCGCGGGGTACGATGAGGGGCAACATGCCTTCGGATTCCACGCCCCTAGTGGGAAACTCGCTAGTCACCCAAACGACTGTCGTCTCCGATCTCATCGCGAGTTTTCTCGGCCAGCGGCTCGGCAAGCACTCGCTTTCGCCCGCGCTCTTCGACCTTCTCAGCACGGTCTACACCCTGAAAGACCGTGGCTCCCAGGTCGAGGTCGCGGAACGGCTCGGCATTAGTGCCGCTTCCACCTCGGAAGCCGTCCGCTTGGCCTCCAACAAGGGACTTCTGGAGCAGGTAGCTGACGGAACGGACAAGCGCAGAAAGCGGCTCTTGCTGACCCCAAAGGGCAAGCAGAAGCTTCAATCGGCCCTCGAGGAGCTCCAAGCCGCCGATCAGGCGCTCCTCGAAGGGCTAAGGGCCGAGGAGGTCCAAGCCGCGATCTCCGTCCTTCGAAAGGCCGAGCAGAACCTCGTGCGAGCGGTTCGATCCGCGCCTTCCGAGTGAGCGCGAGACTTTCCTGCGAATTCACACGAACCTTCGACTCCAAAAGGGCCGCTTGATCCGTCCCAAAGAGTACAAAGCAGGGAGTCGAGCCGTGTTACGAATTGTCGGAGTCAATCGTCACGAAGATCCAAGGCAGGAGTTTGTGTTGCTCCAGAACCAGGGCACGCTACGCGCACGACTCCGAGGGCATATTCTCCTCAGCGAAACCGCCATCGAATCGGGCGACCTCGAACGCTGGGCGTATGTAATCCCCGACGACGAGATGATCCCGGCGGGGCTTTATGTGCTCGTGTCCACAGGAGCTGGGGTTTCGCATTGGGCGCGGACGAAGGACGGCGCGCACGTATACCACGCTTATATGGATCGTTCGGCGTCGGTTTGGTCGCGCAGCGAGGGGCCAGTGCATCTGTCCAGCCTGCAGCAGTCGTTTTGTGGCCGACGTGAGGCGCTGCTGTTACGGTAGCCTCCCGACCTCCTCAAACATTGCGCGAGCGTCAACAATCTGCTTGCCCGCTACGTAGAACTCATGGGTCCTCCTCGGCCAAGAACGCCCCGTTCGGGCCACAATAGGAGGACAACTCGAGCCATGAGCACCACTGAACCCGTTCCCGCCCCGACCGAAACCGACGACGCGATTCTTGAAAAATTCGCCAACCGCGAATACAAATGGGGCTTCGTCTCCGACGTGGAGAGCGAGACCTTCGCGCCCGGACTCAACGAGGACGTCATTCGAGCGCTCAGCGCCAAGAAGGAGGAGCCGGAGTGGATGACCGAGTGGCGACTCAAGGCCTATCGACACTTTCTCACGATGACGGAACCCACATGGCCGAACGTGAAGTACGAACCCGTCGACCTTCAATCGGTCAGCTACTATTCCGCTCCCAAGAAGAAACCGGTTCTCGAATCCCTCGAAGACGCCGACCCCGAACTGTTACGAACGTTCGAAAAGCTGGGGATCCCGCTCAAAGAGCAAGAGGTTCTGCTCAACGTTCGGGGCGCGGGCGAGAATCTATCGCCTGCCGACGGCGTGGCGAACGTGGCGATCGACGCCGTTTTCGACTCAGTATCGGTCGCCACGACCTACAAAGCTAAGCTAGCCGAACTAGGCATTATCTTCTGCTCGATGTCCGAGGCGATTCGGGAGCACCCCGATTTGGTGCGGCAGTACCTAGGCTCGGTCGTGCCCTACAGCGACAACTACTTCGCTACGCTCAACTCGGCAGTATTCAGCGATGGCTCGTTCGTGTATGTGCCGAAGGGCGTTCGCTGCCCGATGGAGCTTTCGACGTACTTCCGAATCAACGCGATGCAGACCGGGCAGTTCGAGCGAACCTTGATCGTCGCGGACGAGGGAGCGTTCGTGTCGTATTTGGAGGGGTGTACCGCGCCGATGCGCGACGAGAACCAGCTTCATGCGGCCGTGGTCGAACTCGTCGCCCTGAAAGACGCCACCGTCAAGTATTCCACGGTGCAGAACTGGTATCCGGGCGATCCCCAGACCGGTAAGGGCGGGATCTTCAACTTCGTTACCAAGCGCGGAAAATGCGACGGCGCTAACTCGAAAATCACCTGGACGCAGGTCGAAACCGGTTCGGCGATCACTTGGAAATACCCGAGCGTGATCCTGAAGGGCGACAACTCGGTGGGCGAGTTCTACAGCGTGGCGCTGACGGCCAACAAGCAACAGGCCGATACCGGCACGAAGATGATCCATATCGGCAAGAACACCAAGTCCACGATCGTGAGCAAGGGCATCTCGGCCGGTCATGGGCAAAACACCTACCGCGGACTCGTTCGCGTCAACCCCGGCGCTGAGGGCGCGCGAAACTACAGCCAGTGCGACTCGATGCTCATGGGCGACCGGTGCGGCGCGCATACGTTTCCCTACATCGAGGTGAAGAACCCCACCGCGACCGTCGAGCACGAGGCCAGCACCACTAAGATCGGCGAGGATCAGATCTTCTACTGCAACCAACGCGGCATCCCCACCGAGGACGCGGTCAACATGATCGTATCGGGGTTCTGCAAAGAGGTCTTCCGCGAGCTACCCATGGAATTCGCCGTCGAAGCGCAGAAGTTGCTGGGTGTATCCTTGGAAGGGAGCGTTGGGTAGGCGATGGACAAAGAAGGTAGATTCATTGAGATTCGGCCCATTACCCAGGGCACGACCGATTTGGACATTGCCTTCTGGCAGGCGCAGGGCCCCGAGGCCATCTTTAGGGCGGCTTGGGAGCTGGTGGTCACGGCGCACGAATTGAAGGGGGGCACGGCGGATGAACTCCGACTTCAAAGAACTGCTTTCTCTATTGGAGAAGCACCGCGTTAGGTACCTCGTTGTGGGTGGCTATGCGGTTATGTACTACACGGAACCCCGATACACGAAGGACCTATATATCGTTGTCGGAGTCTCAGAACTCGACATCGAGGGACTCTCAAGTGCTCTGGCGGAGTTCGGATACCCCTTGACCGAGTCACAGGTCGAACAGTGGAGGGAGCCTGACAGGATGATCACCTTGGGCGTGCCACCTTCCCGCATCGTCCTTTTGAACCAGTTAGCTGGAGTCGATTTTGAGGCCGCCTGGGAAAGGAGGCAGACCGTAAATGTCGGCGGCCAAAGCGTATCGTTCGTATCCTCGGACGACCTTATTCTGGCCAAACGGGCCGCGGGTCGTCCCCAAGACCATCTGGACTTGCCGAAGCTGGAGCAAGCGGCAAAGCGGCAGAGATGAACTGCGCGATCCGCAATTCGTAAAGGCTCCACCCCTTAGGCGGAGTCAACAACGTCGCCCCATGGCTCGCGCGAGAGACTTCTGCGAGGTTCCAAAGTAGCTCGCCGTCGAGAGGCTGAGGTGGTGGAGATTACGGGATTCGAACCCGTGACCTCTTCCATGCCATGGAAGCGCTCTCCCAACTGAGCTAAATCCCCACGCCGAAAGGATTGTCGGCCTGCCGTAGCGACTTCGAGAGTCGGGCCAACGGGCCGAGACTGCATTGTACCGCACGCCGCCCCTGGCCCAAGTCGGGGGTCCCTATACCCCGAGAGAATCTGCTACCTTTGCAAGCGGCGATGAAGCGCGGTCCCGAACCCAACCCTCTTGAAGCGATCCGGTCGCGGCTAGCGGCGTGCTTCGCGGGTTCCAACTTCGAGGGCGCTTTGTGGCTGGTCGGGGGGTGCGTTCGCGATCCGCTCCTCGGAAGACCCGAGCCGCTAGATGTGGATGTGGCGGTCTTGGGTTCAGCACTCGAAGCGGCGCAGGCCATGTGGGAGAAGGGCCATGCCAGGTACCCCCCCGTTCAATACCCGAGGTTTGGAACGGCCCGAATCGAGGTCCAAGGGGTCACGATCGAGTTCGCATCGACGCGAGCGGAGAGCTACAGCGAGGACTCTCGCAAGCCTGAAGTGCGCCCGGCCACCCTCGAAGAAGACGCCCAGCGAAGGGACTTCACCGTCAACGCCCTGTACCAGGACGTGTTTTCCGGCGAGCTCGTGGACCCCACAGGAGCTGGTCTTGCGGACCTGAAGGCGAGGGTCCTTCGGACGCCCACAGACCCGGAGCTAACGTTCTCGGACGACCCGCTGAGAATGCTGCGCGCGATCCGTTTTCGGTGGTCGCTCGTGTTCGAGCCTGCGTCCGGTCTTTATGAGGCGATCGTCGCGAGCGCCCCGCGCCTCCAGATCATCAGCGGCGAGCGTATTCAAGAGGAACTGCTCAAGATGCTGGCGATTCCGGCGGCGTCCCTATGCCTCGAAGATTTGCGGCAGACAGGGTTGCTGGGGCAGTTTTGGAGCGAATTCTGCGCGCTCTCGGGCGTGGAGCAGGGCGACTATCACCATCTCGACGCATGGGAGCACACCTTGGCCGTCCTCGATGCGGCCGATCCGGGCGATCCGATCCTGCGGCTGGCGGCGCTCTTCCACGACATCGCCAAGCCCCAGACTCGGACCGTTGAACCGGACGGCAGGGTGAGGTTTCTCGGACACGAGACCGTGGGCGCGGAAATGGCGCGCGCGATGCTGAGGCGGCTGAAGTTTTCCAACGAAGCAGTCGATGCCGTCTCGCTTCTGGTTCGCCACCACATGCGCCTTGCGCCGGGGCGAACTGTCTCTCAACCTGCGGCAAGGCGGCTCATCCGCGACATCGGCGACGAATTGGAGCGGCTTCTCGACCTGATTGAGGCCGACCGCAAGGGACATAAGCCTGGGGTAGCGGGGGTCGATGTCGAGGAGGTTCGCGCATCGGTCGAGAGGGTCGCCCGCGAAACGCCCCGCGAGAAAATCGTGAGCCCGCTCGATGGCGAGAAGATCATGCAACTCACCGGGCTGACCGAGGGTCCCTCGGTCGGGAGGATCAAGCTCTACTTGGAAGAGGCGGTCATCGAAGGTCGGCTGGCGCCCGGGGACGAATCCGCCGCGGAGCAGATGATCCCTGACGCCTTGAAATGGGCCCAGAAAGAACCGTAGCGATCTCAATCGGGGGAGCCAAGCGCGTACTCGATCATGCGCCTCAAGAGGGCAGCCCCCGCAGGGTTTCTTCCGACTCCGATCGGCTGAGTTCCCAGGCCACCGAAGGGGCGGAGCGTGGTGAAGATCGAACGATGTGACTCGCCGCGAACTTCCACCATGACCGCCTCCTCCTTGTAGCTTCGTAAGTCGATCCTTCTCAGCAAGACCTCAACGGTTCCCCATCGACGCAAGCTCTCGACGAACTCGTCCTTGAGTACGCTGTCGGCGGAAACAGGCAGAAGCCGCTCCCAAGGGTAGTCGTAGCGGCCCCGCGCGCCCAGAGGCCCCCAAAACCCCGAATCGAACTCGTGGGCGCACTCTCTCCAAAACGGCGCACCTTTCGTTTCGGGGCCCGTGAAAAAGGCGATTAGGGCGCCCGATGCTTCCAGACTCCGGACCGTATCCTGAGTGAATCGATAGTGAATCTCGACGTTGCGCTCGCCTGAGCCGATGCTCTGGGGACCTTCACAAGGGTCCAGACTCAGAAAGCCCGTTCTCTCTTCATCAGTGAGCGCGGGGTGGACCCAAAAGGGGACCTCGAGCCGAGTTTCGGCGAAGTCGAAGATCGCCAGATATCGACCTGGAAGCTCTATCCAACACGCGATTGCGCCGACCTCGGTGGCGCGATGGGGATCGGTGGCGACAGGCGGACGGATGGCTTGGTGCAACGTTTCGCCCTGAGGACCCATGATGCGGCAAGCGAGCGAGGCCTCTGTTCTACTTCCGTGGAACCCGACTCGAAAATGCATGGTTGCAGCGTAATGATTGTACGGATCGATCCAACCGGGGCGGTTGCCTCCATGAATCCAAGGCGGCCGGCGAGAGGGCAAGAGCAAGAGGCGGTTCTCCCGATTCCAGTCCAAGTCCGAAGGCGAGAATTTGTCCTGATCGAAGTCGTCGAACATTCCCGCTGTCGAAATCGGCGTGTCGCGAAGTCCGGTGACCACGTAGCCCGCGACATCGGGGCATCGGCGCATCGCATCGGCCGCTTCGCGGCGGAGGAAACGAGCCCTGTCGTAGGAGGCCAGGAGAAGCTCGGCCGAATCGCTACCCTTCGGATCTACCGCGAACCTCGAAGTCTGCAAGTACGCGGGCAGATCATGAACCCAGCGAACCCCTGGATCGTTGAGCCTGGGGTCCGGGCTGGCCCAATACGGGGCGGCATCGCGGAGCTTGGCAAGGTCGCGGTGCGTGTCGGCGTCGTTGGTCTCTCCGAGAAGGATCGGCTTCGGGAGGCGTCCCCAGTTCGAGAGAGACTGGAGGACGGGTTCGAAAAAGGGGAGGTCGCAGTACGGGTGGAAGTCGGCGAAATCGCCAAACTCCACGAGTTCGCCTCCGTACATTTCCGACCCTCCGGAGTTGTCCTTGACGAGCGGACATCCGGTGAGTTGCTTCACCCTCTCGTACAACCTCCTGCGGAACTCCGCCGAGGTCGAAGAACTCAGCTCGCAGCCACAGGTCCAAGCGATTACGTTGGAGAAATGCCGGTATTGCCGCACGATGGCTTCGAGTTCGCGAAGAATCTGCTCCTGGTCCGAAGGGGTCGGCGACGGGTCCCATAAAGGCAACTCGATCCACGCGAACATACCTTCTTCTTCGAGGATTTCGAGCATTCGCCGTCGGGGAACCCACAAGCAGAATTTGTACAAGTTGAACCCGAGTTCCTTGAGGCGGCGGACCTCAGTGCGGAAGAGATCATCGGGTGGGTTGGGATGGCCGATCGAAGAATACCAACCCCACGACAGGGCTCCCCGAACGTAAAACGGCTCTCCATCGACGAAGAGCCTGTTGCCTTCGACGGCCACACGGGGCTCAGGAGGGGGGCCGACAGAAAGGAGATTGGGGTTGGCGTCAGAAAGAAAGGCCCCTCCATATAGCCCCCCAAAGGTGTGGAACACGAACGGGAGAAAACCGCTGGCGACGGACCGAACCGGATAGGTTGGCCCCCCGTTCTTGACGACTTCGACCTCGACCGCGACGCTCGTTCCGATCCATGGAGTGAGGTCGATCGAAAACGAATCCCAGATGCCTTTATGGTGGCAAGCTACGCTCCCCTCGATTCGGACTTCGGCCGCGTAGCTAACCCCATCGAGCACCAACCAGCACGGGCGATCGGGGACCTTCAGAGCGGTTCGGTAGGTTGCCGGTCCTTCCCACCGAACGTCGGCTTCTTGCCCCCAGGCGTGGGGGAGGGTCACAGGAGTCGGCCCGCTGCCGTAATCGACCGTCCAGCCATCCGCGATCCAAGTCCGATCCATGTCGTTGCGATTCTCGCACAAAGCGGCTGATGCGCGGAGGTTGCGAACTTCAGGGGCCCTATTGAACGTATCTATGGGCGTGCCCGACGGTCTAATGGGTACTCCAGGAGGAAAGACAGTAAATGGAATTGGCATTCGTAGCCTCGCTTATCGCCTCGACCCTTATTCAAGCGCCGAGCGTGCAGGTCCAGGCAGTGAAGACCGTTCAGGGAGTAAGGCCCGTCGCAGTCTGCGCGGCGCCTAAGGGCTCTCTCTTCGCCGCCTCGCTCGAGGACCGCACCGTGTGCATCTTCGACGCCTCCAACCGCAATCTCATCCGCAAGTTTGAAGGCCACCCGCAGCCCGCTTATGCGGTCGCGTATTCGCCGAATGGCAAGCTGCTCGCCTCTGGCGACGAATCGGGCAGGATCATGATTTGGGATGTTTCCGCCAACAAGAAACTCGCGGAAATCCGGCCCCACACTCGCGGGGTGCAAGAGGTGAGCTTCAGCCGGGACAGCAAGAGGATCATGAGCACCGGCAAGGACGACTTCATTTACGTTCATGAGGTCAGTACGAAGAAGAAGCTCAAGGCTCTGCCGGGCAACGGCGCGAACTGGTTCAGCGCCCGGTTCTTGCCTCACGTCGAAGGCTACAGCGTGGGAACTCTCGGCAGCGGAGCGACGATTTACGCGGGCGCGAACGCTATCAAACTCTCCGGCGTTCACGAAGGGAACTCGGTGTTCGATGTCGATGTTTCGGGCGTATCGTCGAGGGCCGTGACCGCGGGTCGAGACGGCAACGCGGCGATCTGGGACGCCAAGTCGGGCAAGAAGATTCAGCTACTCCGAGGGCACTCCGACTGGGTCGTGCGGTCTCGATTCTCGCCGAGCGGCAAACTCGTAGCGACGAGTTCTTCGGATCGAACGGTCCGAGTGTGGGACCTCAAGAGCTTCACGGCGGTAAAGACGATCTCGGACCAGTCCGCCGTGGGCGCGCCGATCTGCTTTACGGCGGACGGGAAGTTCCTGATCACGGCGACCCTCGATGACTTCCTTCAAATCCACTCGGTGACCCCGCCCGCGATCAAGTGAAGGGTTTAGGGCCGCTTCCTGAGTGGCGGCCCTGAATCAGCCTTGGGGAAGTCGCCGTTAGAAGGAGGACTTCAGCAGGTCGAGCCAATCCTTCCAGCAAGCGTCGTGCGCGGCTTTGTTGGCTGGGTTTGAATTCGGGTCCGCGCCGGCTCTCAAGAACCCGTGTCCCGCGCCGTCGTAGATCTTCGCCACGAACTTCTTGCTCGCCGACTTCATCAGTGACTCGGTTTCCGGGATCGTGGCGTTCACTCTCGCGTCATTTTCGCCATAGAAGCCGTAAACGGGGCAAGCGATCCTTTCCACAGCCTTAGCGTCGGTCGGCCCTGTCCCGTAGAACACGAAAGCTACCGAAAGGTCGGAGCGGCTCGAGGCAAAGCGGAAACTCTGAGTGCCGCCCCAACAGAAACCGGCGACGGCGATCTTGCCGTTCGCCGCGGGAAGAGCCTTCACGTAGTTCGCCGTTGCATCGAGGTCCGCAGTGACTTGGTCGGCGGGCAGGCTGGTCACGGCCTCGCGGATTGCGGATGAATCGGCGAAGTCCTTGGTGCGACCTCCTCCAGGCGCCAACCCGGTGAGCATGTCGGGAGCAATCGCGATGTACCCTTCCGCGGCCAGACGGTCCGCCACGCTCATGATCCAGTCAGATAGCCCATAGATCTCGTGAATGACGATCACCGCGGGGGCCTTGTCGCTGACCTCAGGGTAGACCACAAACGACTTCACTTCGCGGTCCCCGTGCTTGATCGAAACCCATTCCTGGTGGCGCGGCGAGGATTCGACCTGCCGCTTGGCCCAGTCCTGGTTTTCGTCGTTGCCGTGGCTCGCGTGAGCGTCGGCAAGGTGGCCGATCTTCCCGCATCCTCCGGCGATCAAGGCGGCGCATAGAATCAAAAAGGCGATCTTCATGTTCCTTCTCCCTCCAATGTCGTTCAAGT
The genomic region above belongs to Candidatus Nitrosymbiomonas proteolyticus and contains:
- a CDS encoding MFS efflux pump, producing MRLAARGLRKLRRMSRSEWPLLAAVFLEMTGFGMAFPDIQLRAEVFGAPGQIIGAVLASYFVVQLLVSPAWGRLSDRVGRKPVLLVCTALSAGSMVIYALAHTVETILLSRVVAGLAAANVVAAQAYIADVNRGVQIERSMGRMSAAMLAGLVAGPAIGGFLATVGGNQLMGFAAAGCSLASLIWILFGVRSVPVVASATSEAPRLRRRSWALLQDTPGLMRFVAIAVAGWFVLACLEGTYGRLIKHNLGMGQFEFGLIFSYESLLGAAVGWTLGWLATRLGSSWMLKGGYLLQAIGLLAMPFAPGFGVLLLASTFYAFGIGVTNPTINSVCSKMTSNERQGELFGVLQAARSVGFVAGPILGGALFDVLPGLPYYVAAGVAAIAALMVVAPQEETAPESAPG
- a CDS encoding carbohydrate-binding family 9-like protein, producing MRERSTTRRAALGFKPALALGLVALVSVAFAPDPLLERLSEGNFAIVQYPLGYVCYRTSSPLTIDGRLDDTEWGAAEWTTDFVDIVGDSQPKSRFRTRAKMLWDDEHFYIAAELEEPHLWGTLTKRDSVIFHDNDFEVFIDPDGDNHQYYEIEINALNTVWDLLLVKPYRDGGPAVNGWDIAGLESAVWLDGTLNDPSDRDRRWTLEMAIPWKALAECAGRTCPPSNGDQWRVNFSRVQWRLEVSEGKYHKVEGSKEDNWVWSPQGAIDMHRPEMWGYVQFSTHGPGADVFRRDPDEEVRKALMGVYHAQKARFSESGTYALKLEDLGEAGNHLFRFRDAEHQRTLDGFVARARGATGELWTVRSDSRLTGSP
- a CDS encoding carbonic anhydrase, which gives rise to MTPDEALAILLEGNKRFRSGDSQRRTYGPSDLQRLAEGQTPIAAVVACSDSRVSPNVVFDLGLGSIFACRVPGNVAAESSLWVADMAVREFQVPLVVVMAHTGCLAVTRVIEGSASQMGPALRSEIQRAVTSVQDETGQSELERAICLNATYAAQKISDNTPILRQAESEGKTRVITMLYDMASGEVRLLA
- a CDS encoding transcriptional regulator SlyA → MPSDSTPLVGNSLVTQTTVVSDLIASFLGQRLGKHSLSPALFDLLSTVYTLKDRGSQVEVAERLGISAASTSEAVRLASNKGLLEQVADGTDKRRKRLLLTPKGKQKLQSALEELQAADQALLEGLRAEEVQAAISVLRKAEQNLVRAVRSAPSE
- a CDS encoding Fe-S cluster assembly protein SufB, coding for MSTTEPVPAPTETDDAILEKFANREYKWGFVSDVESETFAPGLNEDVIRALSAKKEEPEWMTEWRLKAYRHFLTMTEPTWPNVKYEPVDLQSVSYYSAPKKKPVLESLEDADPELLRTFEKLGIPLKEQEVLLNVRGAGENLSPADGVANVAIDAVFDSVSVATTYKAKLAELGIIFCSMSEAIREHPDLVRQYLGSVVPYSDNYFATLNSAVFSDGSFVYVPKGVRCPMELSTYFRINAMQTGQFERTLIVADEGAFVSYLEGCTAPMRDENQLHAAVVELVALKDATVKYSTVQNWYPGDPQTGKGGIFNFVTKRGKCDGANSKITWTQVETGSAITWKYPSVILKGDNSVGEFYSVALTANKQQADTGTKMIHIGKNTKSTIVSKGISAGHGQNTYRGLVRVNPGAEGARNYSQCDSMLMGDRCGAHTFPYIEVKNPTATVEHEASTTKIGEDQIFYCNQRGIPTEDAVNMIVSGFCKEVFRELPMEFAVEAQKLLGVSLEGSVG
- a CDS encoding tRNA nucleotidyltransferase — encoded protein: MKRGPEPNPLEAIRSRLAACFAGSNFEGALWLVGGCVRDPLLGRPEPLDVDVAVLGSALEAAQAMWEKGHARYPPVQYPRFGTARIEVQGVTIEFASTRAESYSEDSRKPEVRPATLEEDAQRRDFTVNALYQDVFSGELVDPTGAGLADLKARVLRTPTDPELTFSDDPLRMLRAIRFRWSLVFEPASGLYEAIVASAPRLQIISGERIQEELLKMLAIPAASLCLEDLRQTGLLGQFWSEFCALSGVEQGDYHHLDAWEHTLAVLDAADPGDPILRLAALFHDIAKPQTRTVEPDGRVRFLGHETVGAEMARAMLRRLKFSNEAVDAVSLLVRHHMRLAPGRTVSQPAARRLIRDIGDELERLLDLIEADRKGHKPGVAGVDVEEVRASVERVARETPREKIVSPLDGEKIMQLTGLTEGPSVGRIKLYLEEAVIEGRLAPGDESAAEQMIPDALKWAQKEP
- a CDS encoding carboxymethylenebutenolidase — its product is MKIAFLILCAALIAGGCGKIGHLADAHASHGNDENQDWAKRQVESSPRHQEWVSIKHGDREVKSFVVYPEVSDKAPAVIVIHEIYGLSDWIMSVADRLAAEGYIAIAPDMLTGLAPGGGRTKDFADSSAIREAVTSLPADQVTADLDATANYVKALPAANGKIAVAGFCWGGTQSFRFASSRSDLSVAFVFYGTGPTDAKAVERIACPVYGFYGENDARVNATIPETESLMKSASKKFVAKIYDGAGHGFLRAGADPNSNPANKAAHDACWKDWLDLLKSSF